A region of Solanum dulcamara chromosome 7, daSolDulc1.2, whole genome shotgun sequence DNA encodes the following proteins:
- the LOC129896889 gene encoding uncharacterized protein LOC129896889 isoform X2, with translation MQGPFVEPICNFQTNTVSTEVNKESIPCPQYQSVGGRLVSGTCNVCSTPCSSCFLTSQNLMESKIDELSGETGMINSSSFSANDISSPNKTRKCEIRQNNEINSAIRTSSSSLSFSANAEVKANASTFDVSSATSDGAVLAKLKDPKSFEGLDDNMSCIIRDDEVNKLSSFTKTSEDKSSLQCSSTSSGKTTNNQTSAGCVHVKNEADDGSPVDHSRQNESSGEENNKTPTEATSSRNAHSTRDYLENNHLSLKNDVASEASGDLPADTCPEKDDQKNVGSPVSSDTKDALQSHQMDESEDSDIEEQDVKVCDICGDAGREDLLAICCKCTDGAEHTYCMREMLQKVPEGDWMCEECKFDEEMENRKEDKSVKFDGNGKSYPTGQIAVGNKGLTIKTESKPPDFDGDIASDARTSGKRRMDDTEVSSAANKQALEPVPASPKTISPNKLPALSRESSFKNSDKGKLKSANQISSGGLSVHDTPAWGSRLQTSRGTFSKSNSFSSLAAKRKVRLVDEGFLPKQKLVRESIGLDAKESSTRSMSKSMSFRSISSSRNNVSESKVKMLSTKFSPAQDKGQMQTKERNQFERKNSFRSERSPGTSVPSRTDQRSAFRGDLSPLSSSSNIRDSRTGQLDSKPVSLLKSSGAVARRTQDISVHSDEAKKQTSHTSISSGAPAANKIISSDQRLDQSSARDDSSPNSYIAERPTSKTGEGLSDGLSQPNESKNVGERIKENSGRRLKHTGTGTKSHFCQKCKGSGHLTDSCTVDGSELSASDVSAVRNSRESPNGTSNLKAAIEAAMLRKPGICWKNRVVDQSDDLAVSNTNSETTAQDLLSGSSSRKILSSNEDGYGGSSNSLTGSHKQEIGSLTQLSVLPAEALTGAGNPVPILLSDGKSSLVDLRRYSQAEMSILSRTAIPEHEYIWQGSFEVQKSERTLDLCDGIQAHLSSCASPNVLDAVNKFPQKVLFNEVSRLSTWPIQFQEYGVKEDNIGLFFFAKDIGSYERCYKILLEDMIRNDTALKANLQGVELLIFPSNRLPEKSQRWNMMFFLWGVFRVKKVQETTGKPSLVHQDIPKLVMPFPENTRCLGPVDNVSSGNVYMDGEVTASKQSGCPLVNGNVDSKASQVCKGDSADTNAEHLQPRSMSFVPASHMNFAPERRQFGIFQVGNAGRECKVEVQSSSVPLSTSEPVPVECGSLFDKQKPSRSVDEAAGHMQEKTSVGSMEKGFCSTNGRNFEINLEDEYKDEEASETSGSAATEPTRKVLNSDVLNHLKRPRSVETVMQSADSGVNQATRIYNDNDLLVEEAHHDKKLKTSIGGSYGNSEQTSCSSDDLLSRMHGSSYGPYLPDTGYDEALSKAPVRECSGSAERYFFPVDPNPGRASSTPWQMRHPDNDRLRDRVPNLELALGGESNSQTQGIPPFLVGKVDKKIIQLQGGETQSLTQGIPPFLVGKVDKKIIQDQGGETHLPTPGIPPFLVGKLDKKIIQDQGGETHPPTPGIPPFLVGKVDKSVSQDHFSAKEAVGAEEVEDVSASLSLSLSFPFPEKEQQKGSVSQTEQAIPETRRANTSLLFFGGLGNK, from the exons ATGCAAGGGCCGTTTGTTGAACCTATCTGTAACTTCCAGACGAATACG GTGTCAACTGAAGTCAATAAGGAATCCATTCCGTGTCCTCAGTATCAGAGTGTTGGCGGAAGACTAGTCTCTGGGACGTGTAACGTGTGCTCCACTCCTTGCTCTTCTTGTTTTCTTACTAGTCAAAATCTCATGGAGTCAAAAATTGATGAATTATCTGGGGAAACCGGTATGATAAATAGTTCAAGTTTCTCTGCCAATGACATTTCGTCTCCTAATAAAACTAGGAAATGTGAAATTAGGCAGAATAATGAAATAAACAGTGCAATCCGCACTAGTTCAAGTAGCTTATCTTTCTCTGCAAATGCTGAAGTTAAAGCAAATGCAAGCACTTTTGATGTTTCATCGGCTACTTCAGATGGTGCAGTGCTTGCGAAGTTAAAGGATCCCAAATCTTTTGAAGGCCTTGATGACAACATGTCATGTATCATTAGAGACGATGAAGTTAATAAATTATCCAGCTTCACTAAGACGAGTGAAGACAAATCAAGTCTTCAGTGTTCTTCTACTTCTAGTGGGAAGACTACAAATAATCAAACTTCTGCTGGATGTGTACACGTGAAAAATGAGGCTGATGATGGTAGTCCAGTTGACCATAGTAGGCAGAATGAAAGTAGTGGGGAAGAAAATAATAAGACACctactgaggcgacctcttcaAGAAATGCACATAGTACAAGAGACTATTTGGAAAATAACCATTTATCATTAAAGAATGATGTGGCATCTGAAGCTTCTGGTGATCTACCTGCTGATACTTGTCCCGAGAAGGATGACCAAAAGAATGTTGGATCACCTGTTTCCTCTGATACAAAGGATGCCTTACAATCACATCAAATGGATGAGAGCGAGGATTCTGACATTGAGGAGCAAGAT GTGAAAGTTTGTGATATATGTGGAGATGCTGGTCGGGAGGATTTACTTGCCATATGTTGTAAATGTACAGATGGTGCAGAACATAC TTATTGCATGCGAGAAATGTTACAAAAAGTTCCAGAGGGGGATTGGATGTGCGAGGAATGCAAATTTGATGAGGAAATGGAAAATCGGAAAGAAGATAAATCTGTGAAGTTTGATGGAAATGGAAAAAGTTATCCTACTGGTCAAATTGCTGTTGGCAATAAAGGCCTTACCATAAAAACGGAATCAAAGCCTCCTGATTTTGACGGTGACATAGCTTCTGACGCTAGAACTTCTGGCAAGAGGCGCATGGATGATACCGAAGTTTCTTCTGCAGCAAATAAACAGGCTCTTGAACCAGTTCCGGCATCACCAAAAACAATAAGTCCCAACAAACTTCCTGCACTTTCTCGTGAAAGTTCATTTAAAAACTCAGATAAGGGGAAGTTGAAATCTGCAAATCAGATTTCTTCTGGAGGTCTTTCTGTTCATGATACTCCAGCTTGGGGGTCACGACTACAAACTTCTAGag GTACCTTTTCAAAGTCTAATTCTTTCAGTTCCCTGGCTGCAAAACGAAAAGTGCGACTTGTAGATGAAGGTTTCCTGCCGAAGCAGAAATTGGTCAGAGAGTCCATTGGGCTTGATGCGAAAGAGAGTTCTACTCGATCAATGAGCAAATCAATGTCATTTAGATCGATAAGCTCAAGCCGCAACAATGTCTCTGAATCAAAAGTTAAGATGCTATCCACTAAGTTTTCCCCTGCTCAGGACAAAGGACAAATGCAGACAAAAGAACGAAAtcaatttgaaaggaagaaTTCTTTTAGATCAGAGCGTTCTCCCGGTACTTCTGTTCCTTCTAGAACTGATCAAAGATCAGCATTTCGAGGTGACCTTTCGCCtctttcttcctcaagtaaTATCCGTGATTCGAGGACTGGTCAGCTAGACAGCAAACCTGTGTCATTGTTGAAATCTTCTGGTGCTGTTGCTCGTAGGACTCAGGATATATCTGTTCATTCAG ATGAAGCTAAGAAGCAGACATCACACACATCCATCTCTTCAGGAGCTCCTGCTGCCAATAAAATTATTAGCTCTGATCAGAGACTTGACCAAAGTAGCGCAAGAGATGATTCTTCGCCAAACTCTTATATTGCTGAGAGACCAACATCTAAAACTGGTGAAGGTCTGTCGGATGGGCTGTCCCAGCCGAATGAATCAAAAAATGTTGGTGAGAGAATAAAGGAGAATTCTGGGAGACGCTTAAAACACACTGGAACTGGTACTAAGTCACACTTCTGCCAGAAGTGTAAAGGAAGCGGTCACTTGACAGATAGTTGCACTGTTGACGGGTCTGAATTATCTGCTTCTGATGTTTCTGCTGTAAGAAATTCTAGAGAGTCCCCAAATGGCACCAGCAATCTTAAAGCTGCAATTGAGGCTGCTATGCTAAGGAAGCCTGGAATATGCTGGAAGAATAGGGTTGTTGATCAATCTGATGATTTAGCTGTGTCAAACACAAACTCTGAAACAACGGCTCAGGATCTACTATCTGGTTCAAGTAGCAGAAAAATTTTGTCTTCCAATGAGGATGGCTATGGGGGGTCATCGAATTCTTTGACTGGCTCTCATAAACAGGAAATCGGTAGCTTGACGCAGCTGTCGGTGCTTCCTGCTGAAGCCCTTACCGGAGCAGGGAATCCGGTGCCTATTCTTCTGTCTGATGGAAAGTCTTCACTTGTTGATTTACGTAGATATTCTCAAGCGGAAATGTCAATACTTTCGAGGACAGCAATTCCAGAGCATGAATATATATGGCA GGGTTCTTTTGAGGTTCAGAAGAGTGAAAGAACTCTTGACCTATGTGATGGAATTCAGGCTCATTTATCAAGTTGTGCATCACCCAACGTTCTTGATGCAGTAAACAAATTTCCTCAGAAGGTCCTCTTTAATGAGGTATCACGATTGAGCACTTGGCCAATACAATTTCAGGAGTATGGTGTTAAAGAAGACAATATCGGACTTTTCTTTTTTGCTAAAGATATTGGAAG CTATGAGAGGTGCTACAAAATTTTGCTGGAGGATATGATTAGGAATGACACGGCTCTCAAAGCGAATCTTCAAGGTGTCGAACTTCTGATATTCCCATCTAACCGACTTCCTGAAAAATCTCAAC GGTGGAATATGATGTTCTTCCTATGGGGTGTCTTTAGAGTAAAGAAGGTGCAGGAAACAACTGGAAAACCATCTCTTGTACACCAAGATATTCCAAAATTAGTCATGCCTTTTCCAGAGAATACACGTTGCCTCGGGCCTGTAGACAATGTATCAAGTGGTAATGTTTACATGGATGGTGAGGTAACTGCTTCAAAGCAGTCTGGCTGTCCATTAGTTAATGGAAATGTTGATTCAAAAGCGTCCCAAGTATGCAAAGGTGACTCAGCAGACACAAATGCGGAGCATCTGCAGCCTAGGTCCATGTCTTTTGTACCGGCCAGCCACATGAATTTTGCCCCAGAGAGGAGGCAGTTTGGTATTTTCCAG GTTGGAAATGCTGGACGTGAATGCAAAGTGGAAGTTCAAAGTAGTTCTGTGCCTCTTAGTACAAGTGAACCAGTACCAGTGGAATGTGGTTCTTTATTTGATAAACAGAAGCCATCCCGCTCTGTTGATGAAGCTGCAGGTCATATGCAGGAGAAAACTTCTGTTGGCAGCATGGAGAAAGGCTTCTGTAGCACAAATGGTAGGAACTTTGAGATAAATCTGGAAGATGAGTATAAGGATGAAGAGGCATCTGAAACGAGTGGAAGTGCAGCTACAGAACCAACACGGAAGGTGCTCAATAGTGATGTGCTGAACCACCTGAAACGTCCACGTTCAGTGGAGACTGTGATGCAATCTGCTGACTCTGGAGTTAATCAGGCCACTCGAATTTATAATGATAATGACCTTCTAGTTGAAGAGGCGCACCACGACAAAAAATTGAAGACTAGTATTGGTGGATCTTATGGTAATAGCGAGCAAACTAGTTGTTCCAGCGATGATCTTTTGTCACGGATGCATGGTTCCTCTTATGGACCCTATCTTCCGGATACTGGGTATGATGAAGCTCTGAGTAAAGCACCTGTCCGGGAGTGCTCAGGGAGTGCTGAAAGATATTTCTTCCCTGTTGATCCAAATCCTGGTAGGGCTAGCTCGACACCTTGGCAAATGCGTCATCCAGACAATGATCGGCTTAGAGATAGAGTCCCGAATCTTGAGCTAGCTTTAGGTGGTGAGTCAAATTCACAGACTCAGGGAATCCCACCCTTTTTAGTTGGGAAAGTAGACAAGAAAATCATCCAGCTCCAAGGTGGTGAGACACAATCGCTGACTCAGGGCATCCCACCCTTTTTAGTTGGGAAAGTAGACAAGAAAATCATTCAGGACCAGGGTGGTGAGACACATCTGCCGACTCCAGGAATCCCACCCTTTTTAGTTGGGAAATTAGACAAGAAAATTATTCAGGACCAGGGTGGTGAGACACATCCGCCGACTCCGGGAATTCCACCCTTTTTAGTTGGGAAAGTAGACAAGTCAGTCAGTCAGGACCATTTTTCAGCTAAGGAAGCAGTTGGAGCGGAGGAGGTGGAGGATGTCTCTGCTTCTCTCTCCCTTtctctttcctttcctttcccAGAAAAAGAACAACAGAAAGGTTCTGTTTCACAGACTGAGCAGGCAATACCTGAAACAAGACGCGCTAATACATCTCTCCTCTTCTTTGGGGGACTCGGCAACAAGTAG
- the LOC129896889 gene encoding uncharacterized protein LOC129896889 isoform X4: MESKIDELSGETGMINSSSFSANDISSPNKTRKCEIRQNNEINSAIRTSSSSLSFSANAEVKANASTFDVSSATSDGAVLAKLKDPKSFEGLDDNMSCIIRDDEVNKLSSFTKTSEDKSSLQCSSTSSGKTTNNQTSAGCVHVKNEADDGSPVDHSRQNESSGEENNKTPTEATSSRNAHSTRDYLENNHLSLKNDVASEASGDLPADTCPEKDDQKNVGSPVSSDTKDALQSHQMDESEDSDIEEQDVKVCDICGDAGREDLLAICCKCTDGAEHTYCMREMLQKVPEGDWMCEECKFDEEMENRKEDKSVKFDGNGKSYPTGQIAVGNKGLTIKTESKPPDFDGDIASDARTSGKRRMDDTEVSSAANKQALEPVPASPKTISPNKLPALSRESSFKNSDKGKLKSANQISSGGLSVHDTPAWGSRLQTSRGTFSKSNSFSSLAAKRKVRLVDEGFLPKQKLVRESIGLDAKESSTRSMSKSMSFRSISSSRNNVSESKVKMLSTKFSPAQDKGQMQTKERNQFERKNSFRSERSPGTSVPSRTDQRSAFRGDLSPLSSSSNIRDSRTGQLDSKPVSLLKSSGAVARRTQDISVHSDEAKKQTSHTSISSGAPAANKIISSDQRLDQSSARDDSSPNSYIAERPTSKTGEGLSDGLSQPNESKNVGERIKENSGRRLKHTGTGTKSHFCQKCKGSGHLTDSCTVDGSELSASDVSAVRNSRESPNGTSNLKAAIEAAMLRKPGICWKNRVVDQSDDLAVSNTNSETTAQDLLSGSSSRKILSSNEDGYGGSSNSLTGSHKQEIGSLTQLSVLPAEALTGAGNPVPILLSDGKSSLVDLRRYSQAEMSILSRTAIPEHEYIWQGSFEVQKSERTLDLCDGIQAHLSSCASPNVLDAVNKFPQKVLFNEVSRLSTWPIQFQEYGVKEDNIGLFFFAKDIGSYERCYKILLEDMIRNDTALKANLQGVELLIFPSNRLPEKSQRWNMMFFLWGVFRVKKVQETTGKPSLVHQDIPKLVMPFPENTRCLGPVDNVSSGNVYMDGEVTASKQSGCPLVNGNVDSKASQVCKGDSADTNAEHLQPRSMSFVPASHMNFAPERRQFGIFQVGNAGRECKVEVQSSSVPLSTSEPVPVECGSLFDKQKPSRSVDEAAGHMQEKTSVGSMEKGFCSTNGRNFEINLEDEYKDEEASETSGSAATEPTRKVLNSDVLNHLKRPRSVETVMQSADSGVNQATRIYNDNDLLVEEAHHDKKLKTSIGGSYGNSEQTSCSSDDLLSRMHGSSYGPYLPDTGYDEALSKAPVRECSGSAERYFFPVDPNPGRASSTPWQMRHPDNDRLRDRVPNLELALGGESNSQTQGIPPFLVGKVDKKIIQLQGGETQSLTQGIPPFLVGKVDKKIIQDQGGETHLPTPGIPPFLVGKLDKKIIQDQGGETHPPTPGIPPFLVGKVDKSVSQDHFSAKEAVGAEEVEDVSASLSLSLSFPFPEKEQQKGSVSQTEQAIPETRRANTSLLFFGGLGNK; this comes from the exons ATGGAGTCAAAAATTGATGAATTATCTGGGGAAACCGGTATGATAAATAGTTCAAGTTTCTCTGCCAATGACATTTCGTCTCCTAATAAAACTAGGAAATGTGAAATTAGGCAGAATAATGAAATAAACAGTGCAATCCGCACTAGTTCAAGTAGCTTATCTTTCTCTGCAAATGCTGAAGTTAAAGCAAATGCAAGCACTTTTGATGTTTCATCGGCTACTTCAGATGGTGCAGTGCTTGCGAAGTTAAAGGATCCCAAATCTTTTGAAGGCCTTGATGACAACATGTCATGTATCATTAGAGACGATGAAGTTAATAAATTATCCAGCTTCACTAAGACGAGTGAAGACAAATCAAGTCTTCAGTGTTCTTCTACTTCTAGTGGGAAGACTACAAATAATCAAACTTCTGCTGGATGTGTACACGTGAAAAATGAGGCTGATGATGGTAGTCCAGTTGACCATAGTAGGCAGAATGAAAGTAGTGGGGAAGAAAATAATAAGACACctactgaggcgacctcttcaAGAAATGCACATAGTACAAGAGACTATTTGGAAAATAACCATTTATCATTAAAGAATGATGTGGCATCTGAAGCTTCTGGTGATCTACCTGCTGATACTTGTCCCGAGAAGGATGACCAAAAGAATGTTGGATCACCTGTTTCCTCTGATACAAAGGATGCCTTACAATCACATCAAATGGATGAGAGCGAGGATTCTGACATTGAGGAGCAAGAT GTGAAAGTTTGTGATATATGTGGAGATGCTGGTCGGGAGGATTTACTTGCCATATGTTGTAAATGTACAGATGGTGCAGAACATAC TTATTGCATGCGAGAAATGTTACAAAAAGTTCCAGAGGGGGATTGGATGTGCGAGGAATGCAAATTTGATGAGGAAATGGAAAATCGGAAAGAAGATAAATCTGTGAAGTTTGATGGAAATGGAAAAAGTTATCCTACTGGTCAAATTGCTGTTGGCAATAAAGGCCTTACCATAAAAACGGAATCAAAGCCTCCTGATTTTGACGGTGACATAGCTTCTGACGCTAGAACTTCTGGCAAGAGGCGCATGGATGATACCGAAGTTTCTTCTGCAGCAAATAAACAGGCTCTTGAACCAGTTCCGGCATCACCAAAAACAATAAGTCCCAACAAACTTCCTGCACTTTCTCGTGAAAGTTCATTTAAAAACTCAGATAAGGGGAAGTTGAAATCTGCAAATCAGATTTCTTCTGGAGGTCTTTCTGTTCATGATACTCCAGCTTGGGGGTCACGACTACAAACTTCTAGag GTACCTTTTCAAAGTCTAATTCTTTCAGTTCCCTGGCTGCAAAACGAAAAGTGCGACTTGTAGATGAAGGTTTCCTGCCGAAGCAGAAATTGGTCAGAGAGTCCATTGGGCTTGATGCGAAAGAGAGTTCTACTCGATCAATGAGCAAATCAATGTCATTTAGATCGATAAGCTCAAGCCGCAACAATGTCTCTGAATCAAAAGTTAAGATGCTATCCACTAAGTTTTCCCCTGCTCAGGACAAAGGACAAATGCAGACAAAAGAACGAAAtcaatttgaaaggaagaaTTCTTTTAGATCAGAGCGTTCTCCCGGTACTTCTGTTCCTTCTAGAACTGATCAAAGATCAGCATTTCGAGGTGACCTTTCGCCtctttcttcctcaagtaaTATCCGTGATTCGAGGACTGGTCAGCTAGACAGCAAACCTGTGTCATTGTTGAAATCTTCTGGTGCTGTTGCTCGTAGGACTCAGGATATATCTGTTCATTCAG ATGAAGCTAAGAAGCAGACATCACACACATCCATCTCTTCAGGAGCTCCTGCTGCCAATAAAATTATTAGCTCTGATCAGAGACTTGACCAAAGTAGCGCAAGAGATGATTCTTCGCCAAACTCTTATATTGCTGAGAGACCAACATCTAAAACTGGTGAAGGTCTGTCGGATGGGCTGTCCCAGCCGAATGAATCAAAAAATGTTGGTGAGAGAATAAAGGAGAATTCTGGGAGACGCTTAAAACACACTGGAACTGGTACTAAGTCACACTTCTGCCAGAAGTGTAAAGGAAGCGGTCACTTGACAGATAGTTGCACTGTTGACGGGTCTGAATTATCTGCTTCTGATGTTTCTGCTGTAAGAAATTCTAGAGAGTCCCCAAATGGCACCAGCAATCTTAAAGCTGCAATTGAGGCTGCTATGCTAAGGAAGCCTGGAATATGCTGGAAGAATAGGGTTGTTGATCAATCTGATGATTTAGCTGTGTCAAACACAAACTCTGAAACAACGGCTCAGGATCTACTATCTGGTTCAAGTAGCAGAAAAATTTTGTCTTCCAATGAGGATGGCTATGGGGGGTCATCGAATTCTTTGACTGGCTCTCATAAACAGGAAATCGGTAGCTTGACGCAGCTGTCGGTGCTTCCTGCTGAAGCCCTTACCGGAGCAGGGAATCCGGTGCCTATTCTTCTGTCTGATGGAAAGTCTTCACTTGTTGATTTACGTAGATATTCTCAAGCGGAAATGTCAATACTTTCGAGGACAGCAATTCCAGAGCATGAATATATATGGCA GGGTTCTTTTGAGGTTCAGAAGAGTGAAAGAACTCTTGACCTATGTGATGGAATTCAGGCTCATTTATCAAGTTGTGCATCACCCAACGTTCTTGATGCAGTAAACAAATTTCCTCAGAAGGTCCTCTTTAATGAGGTATCACGATTGAGCACTTGGCCAATACAATTTCAGGAGTATGGTGTTAAAGAAGACAATATCGGACTTTTCTTTTTTGCTAAAGATATTGGAAG CTATGAGAGGTGCTACAAAATTTTGCTGGAGGATATGATTAGGAATGACACGGCTCTCAAAGCGAATCTTCAAGGTGTCGAACTTCTGATATTCCCATCTAACCGACTTCCTGAAAAATCTCAAC GGTGGAATATGATGTTCTTCCTATGGGGTGTCTTTAGAGTAAAGAAGGTGCAGGAAACAACTGGAAAACCATCTCTTGTACACCAAGATATTCCAAAATTAGTCATGCCTTTTCCAGAGAATACACGTTGCCTCGGGCCTGTAGACAATGTATCAAGTGGTAATGTTTACATGGATGGTGAGGTAACTGCTTCAAAGCAGTCTGGCTGTCCATTAGTTAATGGAAATGTTGATTCAAAAGCGTCCCAAGTATGCAAAGGTGACTCAGCAGACACAAATGCGGAGCATCTGCAGCCTAGGTCCATGTCTTTTGTACCGGCCAGCCACATGAATTTTGCCCCAGAGAGGAGGCAGTTTGGTATTTTCCAG GTTGGAAATGCTGGACGTGAATGCAAAGTGGAAGTTCAAAGTAGTTCTGTGCCTCTTAGTACAAGTGAACCAGTACCAGTGGAATGTGGTTCTTTATTTGATAAACAGAAGCCATCCCGCTCTGTTGATGAAGCTGCAGGTCATATGCAGGAGAAAACTTCTGTTGGCAGCATGGAGAAAGGCTTCTGTAGCACAAATGGTAGGAACTTTGAGATAAATCTGGAAGATGAGTATAAGGATGAAGAGGCATCTGAAACGAGTGGAAGTGCAGCTACAGAACCAACACGGAAGGTGCTCAATAGTGATGTGCTGAACCACCTGAAACGTCCACGTTCAGTGGAGACTGTGATGCAATCTGCTGACTCTGGAGTTAATCAGGCCACTCGAATTTATAATGATAATGACCTTCTAGTTGAAGAGGCGCACCACGACAAAAAATTGAAGACTAGTATTGGTGGATCTTATGGTAATAGCGAGCAAACTAGTTGTTCCAGCGATGATCTTTTGTCACGGATGCATGGTTCCTCTTATGGACCCTATCTTCCGGATACTGGGTATGATGAAGCTCTGAGTAAAGCACCTGTCCGGGAGTGCTCAGGGAGTGCTGAAAGATATTTCTTCCCTGTTGATCCAAATCCTGGTAGGGCTAGCTCGACACCTTGGCAAATGCGTCATCCAGACAATGATCGGCTTAGAGATAGAGTCCCGAATCTTGAGCTAGCTTTAGGTGGTGAGTCAAATTCACAGACTCAGGGAATCCCACCCTTTTTAGTTGGGAAAGTAGACAAGAAAATCATCCAGCTCCAAGGTGGTGAGACACAATCGCTGACTCAGGGCATCCCACCCTTTTTAGTTGGGAAAGTAGACAAGAAAATCATTCAGGACCAGGGTGGTGAGACACATCTGCCGACTCCAGGAATCCCACCCTTTTTAGTTGGGAAATTAGACAAGAAAATTATTCAGGACCAGGGTGGTGAGACACATCCGCCGACTCCGGGAATTCCACCCTTTTTAGTTGGGAAAGTAGACAAGTCAGTCAGTCAGGACCATTTTTCAGCTAAGGAAGCAGTTGGAGCGGAGGAGGTGGAGGATGTCTCTGCTTCTCTCTCCCTTtctctttcctttcctttcccAGAAAAAGAACAACAGAAAGGTTCTGTTTCACAGACTGAGCAGGCAATACCTGAAACAAGACGCGCTAATACATCTCTCCTCTTCTTTGGGGGACTCGGCAACAAGTAG